One part of the Nitrosophilus kaiyonis genome encodes these proteins:
- a CDS encoding 2-oxoglutarate synthase subunit alpha: MAREVISSGNELAAKAAIDAGCRFFGGYPITPSSEVAHEMSVLLPRVGGKFIQMEDEIGGICVALGASMSGVKSMTNTSGPGISLKAEQIGLGFIAEVPLVITNVMRGGPSTGLPTRVQQGDINQAKSPTHGDYKSVTFCPGNLSECYTEVVRAFNVAEELMTPVFVLLDETIGHMVGKAVLPDLEEVEKNIVNRAQPDPSIPKNEFLPYDVPQDKPAVLPKFFQGYHYHITGLHHGPTGFPTEDAVICQNLIERLHNKINVRRKDLLDSWEEYKLDDAEYMIFCYGSVSLAAREAVDRLRNEGKKIGMFRPITLWPSPEEKIAELGKRFPAEKILMPELNMGQYIDEVERVMKQRPVALNKANGRPISPAEMIEKLKEMGI, translated from the coding sequence ATGTAGATTTTTTGGTGGATATCCTATTACACCTTCTAGTGAAGTAGCTCATGAAATGAGTGTTTTACTTCCAAGAGTTGGTGGAAAATTTATTCAGATGGAAGATGAAATTGGTGGTATTTGTGTTGCTTTAGGGGCTAGCATGAGTGGTGTAAAATCAATGACAAATACTTCAGGCCCTGGAATAAGTCTAAAAGCTGAACAAATTGGTCTTGGTTTTATTGCTGAAGTACCTTTGGTAATTACAAATGTAATGAGAGGAGGACCATCTACTGGACTTCCAACAAGAGTTCAGCAAGGTGATATTAATCAGGCGAAATCACCAACACACGGTGATTATAAATCTGTAACTTTTTGTCCTGGAAATTTAAGTGAGTGTTATACAGAGGTAGTTAGAGCTTTTAATGTAGCTGAAGAGTTGATGACTCCAGTTTTTGTATTACTTGATGAAACAATTGGACATATGGTTGGAAAAGCAGTTCTTCCTGATTTGGAAGAGGTGGAAAAAAATATAGTAAATAGAGCCCAGCCTGATCCAAGTATTCCTAAAAATGAGTTTTTACCTTATGATGTTCCACAAGATAAACCAGCTGTTCTTCCAAAGTTTTTCCAAGGTTATCATTATCATATTACTGGTCTTCATCATGGGCCTACGGGATTCCCAACTGAAGATGCTGTGATTTGTCAAAACTTAATTGAAAGACTTCATAATAAGATAAATGTAAGAAGAAAAGATCTTCTTGATAGTTGGGAAGAGTATAAGCTTGATGATGCTGAATATATGATTTTCTGTTATGGTTCAGTAAGTCTTGCAGCAAGAGAAGCTGTTGATAGATTAAGAAATGAGGGCAAAAAAATAGGTATGTTTAGACCTATTACTTTATGGCCAAGTCCAGAAGAGAAGATTGCTGAACTAGGAAAAAGGTTTCCAGCAGAAAAGATTTTGATGCCAGAACTGAATATGGGACAATATATAGATGAAGTAGAAAGAGTAATGAAACAAAGACCAGTTGCTTTAAATAAAGCAAATGGTAGACCAATCTCTCCAGCAGAGATGATTGAAAAATTAAAAGAGATGGGAATATAA
- a CDS encoding mechanosensitive ion channel domain-containing protein, which produces MKKILSILLYLTCIIFASDINTTLIKPNNVKVYESLLKELKSKESNNSEIKLQESLLYKLINISKYQKESKKFTLNQAKNSEELIENFLNIVNVYRDYLQKLDDAKEKEKKLEIIKHTIENLKKEDKKYLTLQLQYAFYYRSYQKLKKQISYVENNFDNWIKTISANIDKITFDKKNIEKIIEKKSKEYDELKNKIAQFKLEYERLKLLERKDKIIKIEKSLKILNQKRVQIIKNIIKNYLYFFFKEVKYKNKKAFYYKNKIEKYIADIADIDNYYTNAFLFVLDKFTTYKMGKTKVFVAETKESIIDFAKYIWSLFKKPIFTLNEKNIDTLDILRALLILIFGIYLGKIYKRYIKSLSQRVVNLTQSSRTLLSNLGYYFIIILSFFISLKAIGIDFTSLTLIAGALSVGIGFGLQNIVSNFISGIILMFEKSIKIGDFIELSEDLRGIVTDISMRSTTITTNDNIDIIIPNQTFIQNNVINWTLTSDVRRLRIPFGVAYGTDIEKVKKCIINALNESDIDFIRKDPFKRPLVVMTQMNNSSVDFELFVWVKGEKTLLPRRTKAEFLELIYKSLYKCGIEIPFPQRDIHIKEPISVNLKR; this is translated from the coding sequence ATGAAAAAGATATTATCAATTTTATTATATTTAACTTGCATAATTTTTGCCTCTGATATTAATACTACATTAATTAAACCAAATAATGTAAAAGTATATGAATCATTGCTAAAAGAGTTAAAATCAAAAGAGAGTAACAATAGTGAAATAAAACTTCAAGAATCACTATTATATAAACTAATAAATATATCAAAATATCAAAAAGAGAGTAAAAAATTTACATTAAATCAAGCAAAAAATTCAGAGGAATTAATAGAAAATTTTTTAAATATTGTAAATGTTTACAGAGACTATTTGCAAAAACTAGATGATGCAAAAGAAAAAGAGAAAAAGTTAGAAATAATTAAACATACTATTGAGAATTTAAAAAAAGAAGATAAAAAATATTTAACACTTCAACTGCAGTATGCCTTTTATTATAGAAGTTATCAAAAACTTAAAAAACAAATAAGCTATGTAGAAAATAATTTTGACAATTGGATAAAAACAATATCAGCTAATATAGACAAAATAACATTTGATAAAAAAAATATTGAAAAAATTATAGAAAAAAAATCCAAAGAATATGACGAATTAAAAAATAAAATTGCCCAATTCAAACTTGAATATGAAAGATTAAAACTTTTAGAAAGAAAAGACAAAATAATAAAAATAGAAAAATCTTTAAAAATTTTAAATCAAAAAAGAGTTCAAATAATAAAAAATATCATAAAAAACTATCTTTATTTTTTCTTTAAAGAAGTAAAATATAAAAATAAAAAAGCTTTTTACTATAAAAATAAAATTGAAAAATATATAGCAGATATTGCAGATATAGATAATTATTATACAAATGCTTTTTTATTTGTTCTAGATAAATTTACAACATATAAAATGGGCAAAACAAAAGTTTTTGTTGCTGAAACAAAAGAGTCAATTATTGATTTTGCAAAATATATATGGAGTCTATTTAAAAAACCAATCTTCACTTTAAATGAAAAAAATATTGATACACTTGATATCTTAAGAGCTCTTTTAATTTTAATATTTGGTATATATCTTGGAAAGATATATAAAAGATATATTAAAAGCCTTAGTCAAAGAGTTGTTAATCTGACTCAATCAAGTAGAACACTTCTTAGTAATCTTGGATACTATTTTATTATCATTTTATCATTTTTTATATCTTTAAAAGCTATAGGTATTGATTTCACATCATTAACTTTAATTGCAGGTGCTTTATCAGTTGGAATTGGTTTTGGTCTTCAAAATATAGTATCAAATTTCATATCTGGAATTATATTAATGTTTGAAAAAAGTATAAAAATTGGGGATTTTATAGAACTTAGTGAAGATTTAAGAGGAATTGTTACAGATATAAGTATGAGATCAACTACAATAACTACAAATGACAATATTGACATAATCATTCCAAATCAAACTTTTATTCAAAATAATGTTATCAATTGGACATTAACTTCAGATGTTAGAAGATTAAGAATCCCTTTTGGTGTAGCATATGGAACAGATATTGAAAAGGTTAAAAAATGTATTATTAATGCTCTCAATGAAAGTGATATAGATTTCATAAGAAAAGACCCCTTTAAAAGACCTTTAGTTGTAATGACTCAAATGAATAATAGCAGTGTTGATTTTGAACTATTTGTTTGGGTAAAAGGAGAAAAAACTTTACTTCCAAGAAGAACAAAAGCAGAATTTTTAGAACTTATATATAAATCTTTATATAAGTGTGGTATCGAAATACCTTTTCCTCAAAGAGATATACATATCAAAGAGCCAATTTCAGTTAATCTTAAAAGATAA
- a CDS encoding DUF2231 domain-containing protein: MNVLHPPFVHFVIALPVAALFSQLTYLGTKDLTYSKASTRILALSLLISFFAIYGGLNDANNILNNNLILENGKSLIYKHKLFGFITVITLFVTTFLKWFAILKKSFTLEKLSLLFIIFTILAVLYEGNMGGKIVYKYSGGIDNKIIKERFNNLNK, from the coding sequence ATGAATGTACTGCATCCCCCATTTGTACACTTTGTTATTGCTCTTCCAGTTGCAGCTTTGTTTTCTCAATTAACTTATTTAGGTACAAAAGATCTTACCTATTCAAAAGCTTCAACAAGGATTCTGGCTCTTTCATTATTAATCTCTTTTTTCGCAATATATGGGGGATTAAATGATGCAAATAATATTTTAAATAATAATCTTATTTTAGAAAATGGAAAATCTCTAATTTATAAACATAAATTATTTGGATTTATTACTGTAATAACTCTTTTTGTAACAACATTTTTAAAATGGTTTGCAATATTAAAAAAGTCATTTACTTTAGAAAAATTATCACTTCTATTTATAATTTTTACTATTTTAGCTGTCTTATATGAAGGTAATATGGGCGGAAAAATAGTATATAAATATTCTGGAGGAATTGATAACAAAATAATTAAAGAAAGATTTAATAACTTAAATAAATAA
- a CDS encoding 2-oxoglutarate ferredoxin oxidoreductase subunit beta, with product MAFNYDQYLRTDKMPTLWCWGCGDGIILKSVIRAIDKLGWNMDDVCVVSGIGCSGRFSSYIDCNTVHTTHGRTVAYATGIKLANPDKHVIVVAGDGDGLAIGGNHTIHGCRRNIDLNFILINNFIYGLTNSQVSPTTPKGMWAVTTQYGNIDPTFDACELAKGAGATFIARETVTDPRKLEKMFIKGFEHRGFSFFDVFSNCHINLGRKNKMGEAIQNQEWIDSITMPAKKWEKLSDEEKKAYFPTGILYHDDSQMEYCDAYDLVIEAAQNKKKVEQPIQVKSR from the coding sequence ATGGCATTTAATTATGATCAATATTTAAGAACAGATAAAATGCCAACACTTTGGTGTTGGGGTTGTGGTGATGGAATTATTTTAAAATCGGTTATTAGAGCAATTGATAAGCTTGGCTGGAATATGGATGATGTATGTGTTGTAAGTGGGATAGGATGTAGCGGAAGATTTAGCTCATATATTGATTGTAATACAGTACATACAACACATGGTAGAACAGTTGCATATGCAACAGGAATAAAATTAGCAAATCCGGATAAACATGTAATAGTAGTTGCTGGCGATGGAGATGGTTTAGCAATTGGCGGTAACCATACTATTCATGGATGTAGAAGAAATATAGATTTAAATTTTATTCTTATAAATAACTTTATATATGGGCTTACAAATTCACAAGTTAGCCCAACGACTCCAAAAGGGATGTGGGCTGTTACAACTCAGTATGGAAATATTGATCCTACTTTTGATGCTTGTGAGCTTGCTAAAGGAGCTGGAGCAACATTTATAGCAAGAGAGACAGTTACTGATCCAAGAAAACTGGAAAAAATGTTTATTAAAGGTTTTGAACATAGAGGATTTAGCTTTTTTGATGTTTTTAGTAACTGCCATATCAACCTTGGTAGAAAAAATAAAATGGGCGAGGCTATCCAAAATCAAGAGTGGATAGATAGCATTACAATGCCAGCTAAAAAATGGGAAAAACTAAGTGATGAAGAGAAAAAAGCATATTTTCCAACTGGAATTTTATATCATGATGATTCTCAAATGGAATATTGTGATGCTTATGATTTAGTTATTGAAGCAGCTCAAAACAAGAAAAAAGTTGAGCAACCTATTCAAGTAAAATCGAGATAA
- a CDS encoding 2-oxoacid:acceptor oxidoreductase family protein yields MRYQLRFTGVGGQGVLLAGEILATAKIKQGGYGVKAATYTSQVRGGPTKVDIILDDEEILYPYANEGEIDFMLSTAQVSYDQFKSGVKPGGRIVVEPNLVTPSNEDIQKWEIYEIPLITIAKEEVGNVVTQSVVALGITVEMTKCIDRDLVFETMISKVPAKVVELNKKAFELGEKYAREALEKGPLKV; encoded by the coding sequence ATGAGATATCAATTAAGATTTACAGGTGTTGGTGGACAAGGTGTTTTATTGGCTGGTGAAATTTTAGCTACAGCTAAAATTAAGCAGGGTGGCTATGGTGTAAAAGCTGCAACATATACATCCCAAGTTAGAGGTGGTCCTACAAAAGTTGATATTATTTTAGATGATGAAGAGATTTTATATCCTTATGCTAATGAGGGTGAAATCGATTTTATGCTTTCAACTGCTCAAGTAAGTTATGACCAATTTAAAAGTGGTGTTAAACCTGGTGGTAGAATTGTAGTTGAGCCAAATTTGGTAACACCATCTAATGAAGATATTCAAAAATGGGAAATTTATGAAATTCCTCTTATTACAATTGCAAAAGAGGAAGTTGGAAATGTTGTTACTCAATCTGTTGTTGCTCTTGGTATAACAGTTGAGATGACAAAATGTATCGATAGAGATTTGGTATTTGAAACTATGATTTCTAAAGTTCCAGCAAAAGTTGTTGAATTAAATAAAAAAGCTTTTGAACTTGGTGAAAAATATGCTAGAGAGGCTTTAGAAAAAGGGCCTTTAAAAGTATAA